The following are encoded together in the Hoplias malabaricus isolate fHopMal1 chromosome 3, fHopMal1.hap1, whole genome shotgun sequence genome:
- the romo1 gene encoding reactive oxygen species modulator 1, producing MPVAVGPYGQSQPNCFDRVKMGFMMGFAVGMAAGAMFGTFSCLRIGMRGRELMGGVGKTMMQSGGTFGTFMAIGMGIRC from the exons ATGCCGGTGGCAGTGGGTCCGTACGGACAGAGTCAGCCCAACTGTTTCGACAGAGTGAAGATGGGTTTTATGATGGGGTTCGCGGTCGGAATGGCAGCCGGAGCCATGTTCGGAACCTTCTCCTGCCTCCG GATTGGGATGCGGGGCCGAGAGCTGATGGGGGGCGTTGGGAAGACCATGATGCAAAGCGGCGGGACGTTTGGGACGTTTATGGCCATCGGGATGGGGATCCGCTGCTGA